The following are from one region of the bacterium genome:
- a CDS encoding TolC family protein, producing the protein MKRHVLFVILMIFSAGFYSSGEGTKLSLSDCLEIAQKKHPSLISAKEAITIATAQQKQTISAYYPQVNVTAQYNRKEVAETSSDDAYAGSASVAQLIYDFGVTPALIRQANENINLKLINYLDTELSIFLNVKTAYYSVLETQELVAIAKESLDNAKLHLKLAEKSYTVGKGTKLDVMKAEVAVANAELTLVTALNNQKIAISTLFNAMGVEPNTDEPIELIETLFSPITTALSTFITQALQNRPDVQSLIHQRKQLQASLLIAERGHLPTISASGSYNLSGNEFPLTESWTATLGLNFSLYDGSKKEGKIAEAKSALRQLTAQEQKMIQDIQLEVTTNYLNTKSEQEKINAAQKLVDQAKESLRLATSRYENGLGSILDLTDAQVAYRDARVSLAQAIYAAQRSYAQLQKSIGQK; encoded by the coding sequence GTGAAACGACATGTTCTCTTTGTTATACTCATGATTTTCTCAGCCGGATTTTATTCAAGTGGAGAAGGAACAAAACTATCCTTATCCGATTGTTTGGAAATAGCTCAAAAGAAACATCCATCCTTAATTAGCGCTAAAGAAGCAATTACCATAGCCACTGCTCAACAAAAACAAACTATCTCCGCTTACTATCCACAGGTCAATGTTACCGCTCAATATAATCGAAAAGAAGTAGCTGAAACTAGTTCTGATGATGCATATGCCGGTTCTGCATCAGTTGCTCAACTTATCTATGATTTCGGGGTTACTCCGGCATTGATACGTCAGGCAAATGAGAATATTAATTTAAAACTAATCAACTACCTTGATACTGAATTATCTATATTTCTTAATGTGAAAACTGCTTATTATTCAGTGTTAGAGACACAAGAACTGGTAGCTATTGCCAAGGAATCGTTGGATAATGCGAAATTGCATTTAAAATTAGCTGAAAAATCTTACACCGTTGGAAAAGGAACAAAACTGGATGTAATGAAAGCAGAAGTTGCGGTTGCAAATGCAGAATTAACTCTAGTTACTGCACTTAATAATCAAAAAATTGCTATTAGTACATTATTTAATGCCATGGGAGTAGAACCGAATACGGACGAACCCATCGAATTAATAGAAACGCTATTTTCCCCGATAACGACTGCATTATCAACGTTCATTACGCAAGCGCTACAAAACCGACCTGATGTTCAAAGTCTAATCCATCAGCGAAAACAACTCCAAGCGAGTCTCTTGATTGCTGAACGCGGTCATTTACCGACGATTTCAGCTTCCGGAAGTTATAACCTATCGGGAAACGAGTTTCCGTTAACTGAATCGTGGACTGCTACACTTGGGCTGAACTTTTCGTTATATGACGGCTCTAAGAAAGAAGGGAAGATCGCAGAAGCTAAATCTGCTCTTCGTCAATTGACTGCGCAAGAGCAGAAAATGATACAGGATATCCAGCTAGAAGTAACCACGAATTATTTAAATACGAAAAGCGAGCAGGAAAAAATCAATGCGGCACAAAAACTGGTTGACCAAGCTAAAGAGTCGCTCCGTCTTGCTACCAGTAGATATGAAAATGGTTTAGGTTCTATTCTCGATTTAACCGATGCACAGGTTGCGTATCGAGATGCGCGAGTTAGTCTGGCGCAAGCGATTTATGCGGCGCAGAGATCGTATGCGCAGCTACAAAAATCTATCGGACAAAAATAA